One Nitrosomonas sp. PY1 DNA window includes the following coding sequences:
- a CDS encoding ABC transporter ATP-binding protein, which yields MFSSDAFSRREAITVKQLSKCYSLYNHPKDRLKQFLWPHRWLGIRQYYRELWALRDINLSVHKGEVIGIVGQNGSGKSTLLQLICGTLTPTQGSIFVDGRIAALLELGAGFNPEFTGRENIYMNAAILGLTQTEIGEKIESIIDFSGVRDFIDQPVKTYSSGMYVRLAFSIAISVNPDILVIDEALSVGDGAFARKSFMRIMEMCDAGKTILFCSHSLFQVESLCSRAIWIDKGKIMMDDDSAKVVSTYQTFLDKKASNTEMPVIDTKPPESIVRSPLGSAHLKKVSLQLDPLSTQRGIITHEKSDITLHISFASDPALPCPTVGVTIQTKDGRTITSAATWEDQFTIQRTSTGFAKVSLNLNQLPLLKGEYLINAYLLCERGIHIYDFVEGADILQIDQTGRLQGYFSIPHQWVNNQ from the coding sequence ATGTTCTCTAGCGATGCTTTCAGTAGACGTGAAGCTATTACGGTAAAACAGCTTTCCAAGTGCTATTCGCTCTACAATCATCCAAAAGACCGACTTAAGCAGTTTTTATGGCCACATCGCTGGCTTGGTATTCGCCAATACTACCGTGAGTTATGGGCTTTACGCGACATTAATCTATCTGTTCATAAGGGTGAAGTGATTGGTATCGTAGGACAAAATGGTTCCGGTAAATCCACGCTACTGCAATTAATTTGCGGAACGCTCACGCCGACACAAGGCAGCATTTTTGTAGATGGTCGCATCGCCGCCTTACTCGAATTGGGCGCTGGTTTCAATCCAGAATTTACAGGACGCGAAAATATTTATATGAATGCCGCTATCTTAGGGCTCACACAAACCGAAATCGGCGAAAAAATTGAAAGCATCATCGATTTTTCCGGTGTACGTGATTTCATTGATCAGCCTGTCAAAACTTATTCCAGTGGCATGTATGTGCGATTAGCTTTTTCGATTGCCATTAGCGTCAATCCCGATATTTTGGTGATCGATGAAGCATTGTCAGTGGGAGATGGCGCTTTTGCACGCAAATCGTTCATGCGCATCATGGAAATGTGTGACGCAGGAAAAACCATTCTATTTTGCTCGCACTCGTTATTTCAAGTGGAATCGCTCTGCTCCCGTGCAATCTGGATTGATAAAGGTAAAATCATGATGGATGACGATTCAGCCAAAGTTGTATCAACTTACCAAACTTTCCTGGATAAAAAAGCTTCCAATACTGAAATGCCGGTTATCGATACTAAACCTCCCGAATCAATTGTCAGATCTCCATTGGGTAGCGCACATTTAAAAAAAGTCAGCTTGCAACTTGACCCACTCTCCACTCAGCGGGGAATTATTACACATGAGAAATCCGACATTACTTTGCACATCAGTTTTGCCTCAGATCCTGCTTTGCCATGCCCAACGGTAGGCGTTACGATTCAAACAAAAGACGGGCGCACTATCACTAGCGCGGCAACCTGGGAAGACCAATTTACCATCCAGCGTACATCGACAGGTTTTGCGAAAGTATCGCTGAACTTGAATCAATTACCATTACTCAAAGGCGAATATCTGATTAACGCATACTTGTTATGTGAACGTGGTATCCATATCTATGATTTTGTAGAAGGCGCTGATATTTTACAAATCGACCAAACGGGGCGCTTGCAAGGATACTTTTCAATCCCCCATCAATGGGTAAACAATCAATAA
- a CDS encoding ABC transporter permease: MQASTSLIIPSVTFFRSLKKHQTLILQLTKREIASRYRGSLLGLLWAVINPILMLAVYTFIFGFVFKVRLDQENRFEDDKFSFALLLFSGLIVYNIFSECLSRAPGLVLANINYVKKIIFPLEILAWINLGSTLFHAIISLSVLLLALLLVNHSIHWTVLFIPVVLLPFVFLTIGISWFLAATGVFVRDIGQFIGLLLTMLLFLSPVFYPAAALPESLRDYLFLNPLSFIIEQLRAVALLGHLPDWQGLAIYSVIALAVAQIGFIWFEKTRKGFADVL, translated from the coding sequence GTGCAAGCATCTACTTCGCTCATTATTCCTTCTGTCACTTTCTTTCGCAGCTTAAAAAAACATCAGACACTCATACTGCAATTAACCAAACGGGAAATTGCAAGTCGCTATCGTGGATCGCTCCTCGGATTGTTGTGGGCAGTAATCAATCCTATTTTGATGCTGGCGGTATATACGTTTATATTCGGTTTCGTATTTAAAGTGCGCCTAGATCAAGAAAATAGATTCGAAGATGACAAGTTCTCTTTTGCGTTATTACTTTTTTCTGGCTTAATCGTGTATAACATTTTCTCTGAATGCCTTTCACGCGCTCCAGGCTTAGTTCTAGCAAATATTAATTATGTAAAAAAAATTATCTTTCCGTTGGAAATCCTGGCCTGGATCAATCTCGGCTCGACGCTTTTTCATGCGATTATCAGTTTATCGGTATTATTGCTCGCTCTGTTATTGGTCAACCATTCGATCCATTGGACCGTATTATTCATACCGGTCGTTCTCTTGCCATTTGTATTCTTGACAATCGGCATTTCGTGGTTTCTGGCAGCAACGGGGGTTTTTGTACGCGATATCGGTCAATTCATTGGTCTACTTTTGACTATGCTACTTTTTCTGAGTCCTGTGTTTTATCCCGCTGCGGCTTTGCCGGAATCGCTTCGCGACTATTTATTTTTGAATCCACTGAGCTTTATTATTGAGCAATTGCGCGCAGTAGCCTTATTGGGCCATTTACCTGATTGGCAGGGTTTGGCAATCTATTCGGTAATTGCTCTGGCCGTTGCACAAATCGGTTTCATTTGGTTTGAAAAGACACGCAAAGGTTTCGCCGATGTTCTCTAG